ATCTTCTACTGCTTCAACCGGCAGCCCAGCCTGGCGCATAGCCTTGAAGAACAGGCGTTCGGCCTTTGACTGCTTGCAATCATCTAGGCCCGATAGAATTACAGGTGTCACACTTGACCAAGTGAGAGATGGCCGCACGTAAGCGGAAAACACGGTATCTTCATCTTGCGGCTCTACTAGCATTGCGTGTCTCTCTGTGTCGTTTGACCTATAGCTTCCCTCCTTTTCAGGCACTAGCTCCGCGTTTCTTAACCGATGCCCGGCCCAGGCAGCATATTCACTTCCACCGCCAAATGGCTCAGTAATTATTACTCGCCTGATCATGCCGTCAGCATGCTGATGACCGATAGTCGGCAAGGGCAGATAGGAAAATCGCATGTTGGTCTCCGCGCCGCTCTTGTCAATGTGGCCAGCCACATATCGCTGAGCCCCCCCGGGAAACTCGTATTCGTCGCTTTTCGCCGCGTTACAAGTTAGATGACGGATCATAGCGGCTACGAAGACAGCCTCAGTCTGCCTGAAGGGCCACCAATTATCTTGTGTGCTACGCAACTCAAATGCTGCATGCGGCCGCGGCAATAAATTACCAGGTGGTAAATATGTAATCTTTATAAATGCCTGCAATTCTTGTGGTGGGCGGTATTGGTTACCGTCAACACTTCCCAAGAACGATTCATGAACATGTAGCAGATTCTCAAGCGTGCCATGGGTCGGTACTCGAAGACCTGCATCACCCGGTGAATCGTAACCATCCCAGGCATTCCAGCGCTGACCGGCGAGCTTTGCAACCTGGATGGAGTTTAGCAATTCGCCTTCTGCTACTGCCATATCAATGCCCCATCCCAGTGCAAAGAGGTGTCGCGCCTCTGAGCAAAGCAAATCGGCATGCGGCTGAGCCTCAGACCATTCGCCATCATCGATCAACCAAAGATAATGAACTGCGTTGCCGTTGCCGAGGCGGCTGGGACGGGCGAACTTCGACGTCAGACGCTCCTGCCGATCGAACTTCTTGTCGCCGTCGTTGTTGGGGACATAAAGCGTGTAGCTCGGAGCCGGTGGGGCATTCGGGGCAACGATCACGGGAGGCTTGCGCTGCTCCAGCCAGCGTAACGCTTTGGCTTTAACTTCGGACCATTCACGATCACGGCAACCGGCCCGCGCACCAGCCAGCAGCGCCTGAAATAAACGCAGTGGCGACGGCGGCCACTCGCGTTTGCCGCCATCTTCTTGACCGTGGTATAGAGGGTCAAGGAAGTGTACCGTGATGCAAAGGTGCCGAGTCATACCTAATCATTCCCAGATGGCGCAACACTCGCAGAACGCTTATCCCTGCGACTGGCTTTACGTTGTTTCTTATCCTGTCCTAGCGCTTCGCTAGCGATCTCGGCGCCGAACTCGATCTGCCGTAAGTTCTTGCCTACAACAAACGCCTTAGCTGCGGCATCTGGATAAGCTTTCGCGTCATCTGGCGGGAGGGCGACTGGGTCTCTCTTACCGTCGTGATGCACCTTTTTCCAATCGGCGTTCTTACCCTGGTCTGGGACGAGTTGGCAGCCTTCGCGCAAAAAAGATTCCTGTGGCGCGGTAAACACGATGAGCGCTAGCCCCAAAATATAGCGGCGAAGCTCGAGCGCCGCCTCATCATCCTGTGTGCCCGCACCCAGCGTACGGACAGCGACAAGATTCAGTGTGGCATCACGGCGAATCTCGCCTGCGACCTGAATGCCGCCATGTGTCCATGGAGCCGGGGCATGACTCAGCCCAAGCTGAGACA
This DNA window, taken from Gammaproteobacteria bacterium, encodes the following:
- the cas5u6u gene encoding type I-U CRISPR-associated protein Cas5/Cas6, producing the protein MTRHLCITVHFLDPLYHGQEDGGKREWPPSPLRLFQALLAGARAGCRDREWSEVKAKALRWLEQRKPPVIVAPNAPPAPSYTLYVPNNDGDKKFDRQERLTSKFARPSRLGNGNAVHYLWLIDDGEWSEAQPHADLLCSEARHLFALGWGIDMAVAEGELLNSIQVAKLAGQRWNAWDGYDSPGDAGLRVPTHGTLENLLHVHESFLGSVDGNQYRPPQELQAFIKITYLPPGNLLPRPHAAFELRSTQDNWWPFRQTEAVFVAAMIRHLTCNAAKSDEYEFPGGAQRYVAGHIDKSGAETNMRFSYLPLPTIGHQHADGMIRRVIITEPFGGGSEYAAWAGHRLRNAELVPEKEGSYRSNDTERHAMLVEPQDEDTVFSAYVRPSLTWSSVTPVILSGLDDCKQSKAERLFFKAMRQAGLPVEAVED